CCATTATTTTGAGCGAATGGATATTAATGATGCCTTGTCATCGGTTTATGATCTAGAACGCTTAGTGGCTAAGGTATCCTTTGGGAATGTCAATGGTAGAGATTTAATTCAACTTAAAACATCTTTAGATCAACTACCGAAAATCAAACAACTGCTTGTTCAGGTTGATGAAGCAATCTGGCAGTCTACCTTAAGTAAAATTGCAGAAATGCCAGAATTAAGAGACTTGATTGATCAGGCAATTATGGAAGATTCTCCTCTTTTAATTACAGAAGGCAATGTTATTAAAGATGGCTATAATGATCAACTTGATTACTACCGTGATGCTATGGCTAATGGAAAAAAATGGATTGCAGCGCTTCAACAACAAGAAAGAGAACGCACTGGTATTAAAACCTTAAAAATCGGTTATAACCGGGTATTTGGTTACTACATTGAAGTATCAAAAGCCAATGTCCTAAATCTACCAGAAGGCTTATATGACCGTAAGCAGACCCTTACCAACGCTGAACGATTCATTACACCAGAGCTAAAGGAAAAAGAACGCATTATTTTAGAGGCAGAAGAAAAATCGGCTACGCTTGAATATGAGTTATTTATTGCTATTCGAGAAAAGGTAAAACACTATAGCGAAGACCTGCAACAATTAGCTAAGCAAATTTCAGAACTAGATGTCTTACAAAGCTTTGCCGAAATTAGCGAACGTTATCACTACAATAAACCGATTCTTTCAGCGACATCTAAACATATTCACATTACAGAAGGCCGTCATCCAGTCGTCGAGGAAGTTTTAGGAAAAGACCAATACGTCTCTAATAACCTGGAAATGACAAATGATAACAATATTCTGCTCGTAACAGGACCTAACATGTCTGGTAAAAGTACTTATATGCGTCAACTCGCGTTAATTGTGATTATGGCTCAAATGGGTTGTTATGTTCCTGCTGAGACAGCAGAATTACCCGTTTTTGACCAAATATTCACCCGTATTGGTGCAGCTGATGATCTGTATTCAGGTCAAAGTACCTTTATGGTGGAGATGGTTGAAACAAACCAAGCCCTCCAATTTGCGACAGAACGCAGTTTAATTTTATTTGATGAAATTGGTCGTGGAACAGCTACTTATGATGGGATGGCTTTGGCGGAAGCAATCCTGAAGCACTTGCACCGTCATGATAAGGGGAAAGTTTTGTTTTCAACTCATTATCATGAGTTGACGGCCTTAGAAGAAGAGTTAGCTGGTCTTCGTAATGTTCATGTCGGGGCCATCGAACAAGATGGCGAACTTGTCTTTCTTCATAAAATTATGAATGGCCCTGCAGATAAGAGTTACGGCCTTCATGTTGCTAAACTAGCAGGTATGCCAGAGTCGTTAATAACAGAAGCTGGAGAAATCTTGCATCGCTTAGAAACTGAAGCAAATCTGACAGGAAGCGTTGTTGAAGAAGGCATTAGTCAGTTGTCTTTGTTTGGAGAACTTGAAGAAAACATTAATGAAAAGCAAGTTATGAAAGAAATGTCAGAGTTAAGATTAGAAAACATGACACCGATGGATATCATGTATCAAGTCAATCAATGGAAAAAAATGCTGGATAAAAAATGAGGTGAACTGCCATGGCAACAATCAGAGAATTACCTGAACAATTAACGAACCAGATTGCAGCAGGAGAAGTCATCGAGCGACCTTCTTCTGTTGTAAAAGAGTTGGTTGAGAACGCCATTGATGCTAAGAGCAGCCAAATTGATATTTGGGTAGAAGAAGCTGGTTTAAAAAAGATTAAGGTGAGCGACAATGGCCAAGGCATTCATCCTGATGAAGTAGCATTAGCCTTTGAACGTCATGCGACCAGTAAAATCTATTCAAGAGAAGATCTCTTCCGTATCCACACATTAGGGTTTAGGGGTGAGGCACTACCAAGTATCGCCTCTGTTTCCAAAGTGACAGTAGAAACGGCGACAGAGCATTTACCTGGTAAACTGCTTAAAATTGAAGGCGGTAAAATAATTGAAAATAAGACCTTTGGGAGTCCAAAGGGAACGGCTATTACGGTAGAGAGTCTGTTTTTTAATACACCGGCACGCCTAAAATATATCCGCAGCCTTCAAACCGAATTGTCTAATATTACCGATATTATTAACCGCATATCGCTAAGCCATCCAGAAATTGCCTTTCGACTTTACCATGATAACAACCAACTACTGAGAACAAGTGGTAACGGTGACCTCAAGCAAGCAATTGCCGGTGTTTATGGAACGAAGGTAGCCCGTAAAATGATTGAAGTTCAGGCTGAACAGCTAGATTTTCGTGTTTCTGGTTTGGTGACTATGCCAGAAATAACACGAGCGAGTCGAAATTATTTAACGATAATTTTAAATGGCCGTTATATCCGTAATTTTCTACTACAGAATGCCATTGTTGATGGCTTTGGCTCACGACTGATGGTAGGGCGGTTTCCAATTGCAGTTATTAATATTGAGACTGATCCACTGTTATTAGATGTGAATGTTCACCCCTCTAAAAAAGAGGTGCGTATCAGTAAAGAAAAAGAATTGGTGGCATTAATTATCTCTGCTATCCAAGAAGGGTTAAAAGATAAAACCTTTATTCCAAGTGGATTTGAAAATGTTGATTTTAAACGACAACCGATTGAAGTGGAAGCTAAGCATGAACAGACTCATATTCGTTTTGAAAATCCGATTGAGCCGACGGAAGCAGCTTTTCAATCTGTTTTGAAACAGACCGATTATAAAGATGAAGAAGTTGTTCAGGAAGATTTTACAGTCGAAGAGGCTAATCAAGCCATTGACCATACAGAAAATGAGTCGATAGATTGGATAGAGCCAAAAAGGGAAAATCAGCCAAAATTTGAGCCGACTTTTGTTCATGAAAATCATAACGAAAAAAGTTTAAAGACAGCTGAGCGAACCTTGAATGAAGAGCCTGTTCGCCATTTTCCGGAGTTGTATTACTTTGGGCAAATGCATGGCACCTATCTTTTTGCCCAGAATGAAACAGGATTGTATATCGTTGATCAGCATGCTGCTCAAGAACGAATCAAATACGAATACTATAAAGAAGAAATCGCAAAGGTATCACGTGACTTACAAAGCTTGTTAGTTCCGATTACCATTGACTTAGCTTTGGATGACTATTTAAGAGTCAAAGAAAATCAAGAAAAACTCGAAGACATGGGTATTTTTCTTGAGCCGTTTGGAAAACAGACCTTCTTACTAGACCGTCATCCAACTTGGTTTAAGGCCGGGCAAGAGGAAGCCATTTTGGATGATATTATCAGTATGGTTTTGGAAGATGGTCATCTATCAGTTAAAAAACTAAGAGAAGCAACGGCGATTATGATGAGTTGTAAACGATCCATCAAAGCTAATCACCATCTCAATGACCATGAAGCAAGGATCCTATTAGCTGATTTGTCTAAGACAAATAACCCTTATAATTGTCCGCATGGTCGACCTGTACTCATTCATTTTACCAATAACGACATGGAGAAAATGTTTAAACGTATTCAAGATCCGCACTGAAACAAAAAATTATGGTTTCTGCCTTTAATAAGGTAAAATAGAAACAGATTTTAAGATAAAGGATGATTAGGATGAAAGAATCAAAAGAAGAACTACGCAATCGTTTGACGCCTCTTCAATTTGAAGTAACCCAAAACGAAGCAACAGAGCGTCCGTTTACAGGTGAATACGATGATTTTTATCAAGAAGGTATTTATGTTGACGTGGTGAGTGGCGAACCATTGTTCAGTTCATTAGATAAATATGATGCAGGCTGTGGCTGGCCATCATTTTCAAAACCAATTGCTAAATTGGAAGAAAAAGAAGATACAAAACTATCTCGCGTTCGTACAGAAGTGAGAAGTAAAGAAGCTGATTCTCACCTTGGCCATGTTTTCGAAGATGGACCAGCCGAGATGGGTGGCTTGCGCTATTGTATCAATTCAGCAGCGATGCGTTTCGTAGCTGTACCTGATTTAGAAAAAGAAGGATACAGCGATTACCTATCATTGTTTGAATCAAAATAATCAGCAAGAGATGAGATGAGTAAATCTCATCTTTTTTCTGTTTTAAACTGCCTTATTACGCCTATTATGGTAAGATGATAGTCAGGAATTTAATCCAGAAGGGATGTTAAACAGGATGTATGAATATATGTGTGGGACATTAGTTAGCGTCAAACCGCTCTATATTGTCCTTGACGTTCAAGGAATTGGCTACCAAATTCAAGTTGCGAATCCTTTCCGCTTTACGTCGCTCTTAGACCAAGAAGTGATGGTATATATCCACCAAGCCGTTAGGGAAGATGCGATAACCTTATATGGTTTTAAAGAAGAATATGAAAAGCAATTATATCTAAAGTTGATTAGTGTGTCAGGGATTGGTCCGAAAAGTGGTTTGTCAATTCTAGCAAGTGAAGATCATACGGGCTTAGTTCAAGCCATTGAAACAGAGCATGTCACTTATCTAACCAGGTTTCCAGGTGTGGGTAAGAAGACGGCATCACAAATTATTCTTGATTTAAAAGGGAAGTTAGACGATGTTTTAGTTGAAGTTGGTCAACTGCCGATTATACCGGTTGAAGAAACAACGCTCAATAAGCAACACCTTTCCGAAGCTATGGAAGCCTTAGTTGGTTTGGGTTATTCAGCTCGAGAAGTTAATAAAATTAAACCAAAACTGGAAGAGGCGGATGCGAAAGATACGGAAGAATTACTTCGTATGGCCTTTAAACTATTATTGAAGAACTAGAAAGGGGGCAGGCGGCTAATGACAGATGAACGCATGTTATCTGCCGATATTGAAGACTGGAACGAAGAAGCGGTAGAAGAATCACTTAGACCGCAACAAATTAGTCAATATATCGGTCAGAAAAAAGTAGTTGATGAAGTCAATATTTATATCCAAGCAGCCAAGCATCGTAACGAAGCGTTAGACCATGTGTTACTTTATGGACCGCCTGGGCTAGGTAAAACAACATTAGCTGGTGTCATCGCTAATGAAATGGGTGTTCATATGCATACAACAAGTGGACCTGCCATTGAAAAACCTGGTGACTTAATGGTGTTGTTAAACGAATTAAATCCAGGAGATGTCTTATTTATTGATGAAATCCATCGTTTGCCGAGGATTGTTGAAGAAATCCTGTATTCGGCTATGGAAGATTACTTTGTCGATATTATTATTGGTCAAGATGCGACTGCTAGACCTGTTCATTTTACCTTACCTCCTTTCACCTTAATTGGTGCGACAACCAAGGCTGGTAGTTTGTCGGCGCCGTTGCGGGCACGTTTTGGAATTGTTTTGAGAATGGATTATTATAATCATAGTGATTTAAAAGAGATTATTATTCGTTCTTCAAGCGTCTTAAAAACGGAGATTGAAGAAGATGGCGCGATTGAAATTGCCAGACGCTCAAGAGGAACACCACGTATCGCTAATCGTCTCTTAAAGCGGGTTCGCGATTTTTCTCAAGTTTATGAGGATGGTATGATTACAGCTAAGGTTGCAGAAAAAGGATTAACCTTGCTAAGAGTGGATAAAGAAGGACTGGATGCAACCGACCGCAGGATTTTAACCACTATGATTGATTTTTATGGTGGCGGGCCGGTTGGTTTAGCTTCAATTGCGGCTACTATTGGTGAGGACAGAGAAACCATTGAGGATATGTATGAACCCTATCTCTTGCAAATTGGTTTCTTGCAACGGACACAACGTGGTAGAATGGTCACTGCGGCAGCCTATGATCATTTAGGCTACACTTATGATAAATAAAGACAGCTAGAAAAGAATAGAGGAATAATATTGAAAACAAGTGATTTTGATTTTTATCTACCTGAGGAACTGATTGCTCAAACACCTCTAGAGAATAGAACAGCATCTCGTTTATTGAAGCTGGATTCTTCAGCTAACCAACTAGAAGATAAGCACTTCTATGATGTGATTGATGAATTTGAAGTAGGCGATGTTCTCGTTTTAAATAATACTCGTGTTTTACCAGCTCGTTTACATGGTGTGAAACCTGATACAGGAGGGCACTTAGAAGTATTGTTATTAAACAATGAAGAGGGAGATCGGTGGGAAACGCTCGTTAAACCAGCCAAAAAGGCTAAGATTGGAACAAAGATTTCATTTGGTGATGGGATGTTAACTGCTGAAGTTGTGGGTGAAAAAGACCACGGTGGACGCATCATTGAATTTAGCTATGAAGGAATCTTCTTAGAAGTATTGGAGAGTTTAGGAGAAATGCCTTTACCACCATATATTAAAGAACGTTTAGATGATCCGGATCGTTACCAAACTGTTTATGCCAAAGAGAATGGCTCAGCAGCAGCTCCAACAGCAGGTTTGCATTTTACTCAAGAGCTATTAGCTAAAATTGAAGCAAAAGGCGTTAAAGTTGCGTACTTAACCTTGCATGTTGGTTTAGGTACCTTTAGACCTGTTTCTGCTGATGATTTGAGTGAGCATGAAATGCATTCAGAATTTTATTCATTGCCTCAAGAAACCGCAGATTTATTAAATGAAGTTAAAGCAAAGGGTGGTCGAATTATTGCTGTCGGAACAACATCTATTCGGACACTTGAAACGGTCGGTACAAAATTTAACGGTGAGATTAAGGCAGATAGTGATTGGACGAGTATTTTTATCGCGCCTGGCTATCAATTTAAGGTTGTAGATGCTTTTATTACAAATTTCCATTTACCAAAATCAACACTCGTTATGCTAGTCAGTGCATTTGCTGGCAGAGAGACTGTTCTGAATGCCTATGCGCATGCCGTTAAAGAACGTTACCGTTTCTTTAGTTTTGGCGATGCCATGTTTGTTAAATAATAACAGCAAAAATCCCCCTCTAGATTATCTGAAGGGGGATTTTAATGGTTAATCATTATGCTTTTTTAGACTCTGCCGTTTTCGGAAAAGCGCTTGTTAATAGGAATACGATGACAGCAACAGCAATTCCCATAACAGATGCGTGAACAAAGTTATAAGAATTTGTTTCCAAAGCGCCGCCAATATAGAAAGCAACTTGCCCTAAAATAAATCCCCAAAATAAACACACAACAAATTTCATCTTTTTGCACCTTCTCTCGTTTCTTATTTTAGCACTTATTTTAAAGATGACAAGTTTTTATCCGATGAAAGTGACAAGATGATGCTGCTTTTTACCTACATCAAAGCTAGGAAATACGATATAATACAAGAAGAGGAAGGAGGGTTACGATGACATTCGTACAACTTCAAGTAATCAGTTCATATACATTGCTCCAAAGTACAACGAGGCTTTCTGACCTTGTTTATGCTGCTAAAGAACGGGGCTACAAAGCGCTAGCTTTAACTGATCATAATGTTTTGTATGGTCAAGTTGACTTTTACAAATTATGTGAAAAAGCTGGTATCCAGCCTATCATTGGCATTCAATTAGATGTCAAAGGCTTTGTCATGACAGAGAGACGTTTTCCGATGGTCTTGCTGGCTAAGGACTACAAAGGCTATCAACGGTTGATGCAATTATCCACCCTTCGTAGTCAAGAAGATGACCAATTGCTTCAAAATGAAATAGAAAAAGGGTTAAATCATTTAATCGCTATAACTGCAGGAGATAAGAGCGAAGTTGCAGCGCTGTTAGCTGATGGCAATATCCAACAGGCCAAATCGGTTAGTCTTTTTTGGAAGAATTTAGTAACAGAAGGGGACTTTTATTTAGGGGTTCACGCATACAGACAAATGACCCGACTGATTCGACCGCTTCAACAATTGAGTCAAGAAATGACTGTTCCACTCGTCGCCTTAAATGAAGTCTCCTATTTGAATCCAGATGACCAGTTTAGCTGTCAAGTCTTACAAGCCATTTCGAATAATGAACAAATCGATACCCAATCGGTAGAGATGAGCGGAGAACGTTATTTGACAACGGCTGAAGAGGCTTATCACCGCTTTTTAAACATGGATTTAAAAGAAGCGGCAGATGAAACGGAACGAATTGCCAGTAAGATTAATATCCAAATCCCACTAAATCAATCCTTATTACCTAAGTATCCGGTCCCAAAAGGTGTATCAAGTTCTGATTATCTGAAACGACTCTGCATGGAAGGATTAGAAGCACGGGTAGCCGAGCCAGACAGTCGTTACCAAGAGCGACTCCTTTATGAGTTAGAAGTCATTCATGAAATGGGCTTTGATGATTATTTTTTAATTGTATGGGATGTGATGGCCTATGCAAGACAAGTCAATATTTTACCTGGCGCTGGTCGTGGATCAGCAGCGGGCTCTCTCGTTGCTTATGTACTCAGCATTACCCATGTTGATCCGATTGCCTTTAATTTATTGTTTGAGCGTTTTTTAAACAGAGAACGCTACAATATGCCTGATATTGATTTAGATTTTCCTGATAACCGTCGTGACGATGTATTGCGTTATGTAAAGAAAAAATACGGCAGTGACCATGTTGCTCAAATTATTACCTTTGGAACATTGGCTGCTAAAATGTCAATTAGAGATACAGCTAGAGTGTTTGGGTTGACTCCTAAAGAAGCAGGCGAGTGGTCGAATGCGATACCTAGTCAATTAGGTATTCGATTAAAGGATGCTTATAAGCAATCTCGAAAATTGCAGCAACTCGTTGAAAAAGACCCTCGTAACCAGCTGTTGTTTGAAACAGCTGTTAAAATTGAAGGCGTACCGAGACATTTTTCGACTCATGCTGCCGGTGTTGTGATTAGTGATCGCCCGCTGGTTGATATTATTCCCTTGCAACTCAGAGAAAATGATCTGTCTCTAACCCAATACCCAATGGGGAATGTAGAAGAAATCGGTTTATTAAAGATGGATTTTTTAGGCTTGAAAAACTTAAGTATATTAGACGAGAGTATTCAGCTAGCGAAAGAAGTTAATGGGTCATCCTTAGACATCTTTGCGATCCCCATCAATGATCCTGAAACAATGGCTTTATTTAGAAGAAGTGACACAAATGGTGTATTTCAGTTTGAATCAGCAGGAATTAAAAACGTGTTGCGTAAATTAGGACCAGAAAACCTAGAAGATTTAGTTGCTGTTAATGCCCTCTATCGTCCAGGTCCAATGGAGCAGATCGATACGTTTATCAGTCGAAAAAAAGGACAGCAGAAGATTGATTATTTGCATCCAGATTTAGAACCTATCTTAGAAGTTACATATGGCATTATGGTTTATCAAGAACAAGTCATGCAAGTTGCCTCTACCTTGGCTGGTTTCACACTGGGAGAAGCAGATATTTTAAGACGAGCGATTGGTAAAAAAGAAAAAGCGATTCTAGATAGAGAAAAGAAACATTTTGTAGACGGTGCAGTCTCTAAAGGCTATCCTTATCAAACTGCAGAGGAAATCTACCACTACATTGAACGTTTTGCTAATTATGGCTTCAACCGCTCGCATTCAGTGGCTTATTCCTACATAGCCTATCAAATGGCTTATATGAAAACACACTACCCGGCTGCTTTTTTTGCAGCATTATTAAATTCAGCAAACCCACATTCAGATAAGATGAATAGCTACTTATTAGACGTTATTAAACGCGCGATTAAGCTGACTTATCCTGATATTAATAAAAGTGATTGGCATTACACGGTTGATGGCGACACCATTCGAATGGGTCTAAGTGCGATTAAGAGCTTGAGAAGGGATTTTATCAGTCATATTATTTATGAGCGCCAGCAACACGGACCCTACCAAGATTTTATTCAGTTTTTAAGACGATTACCTGAAAAGTGGTTAAAGGACGATCTGATTGAGGCACTCATTTATAGTGGCGTCTTTGATTCCTTTGGTCATACAAGAGCAAGCTTACTAGCTTCTTTACCGGGAATGCTGTCAAGTATTGCTTATAGTGGTAATAATATTGATTTAATCCAAGTGTTAGAACCGCGCTATGTTGAGAAGGAAGAAAAAACAGAAGAGGAACTAGCGCAATATGAAGAGCAATATTTGGGTTACTCGCTCATGCCGCATCCTATTGAGGCTTACGCCTCTCTATATAAGGACGATAACCGTGCTTATATAGCGGAGTTGACTGAAGGGAAGGCGGTTCGAACGATGGGATTAATTCGTGAGGTGAAACGAATTAAAACTAAAAAGGGTGATCCAATGGCCTTCGTTACTCTGACTGACACAACCGGACAACTCAGTCTCACTTTGTTTCCGGAGCAATATGTTCGCTTTATTCGGTTGTTAAAAGAAGGCACGCTTGTTGTTGTTGGAGGAAAGTATGAATCTAAACGATCCGATAATCAATCGTCTCTGATTGTTCAGAATATGGAGGAGTTGACACATTATATTGCTCAACAGCCAAAAAAGAAGAAGCGTTGCTTCATTCTGTTATCTGATGCTATTTATTACGACCAACAATTTCAAGAAATTAGACAATTATTAAAGGATTACCCAGGTGATTGCCAAGTGGTTATTGTAGACAAGGTTAATAGTCGCAATATTTTGTTAGACGAATCTTACAATATTGATGATGAGTCGGATGTTATTGGAAAACTTGTCACAATTATGGGTGAAGACCGTGTGGTATTACAATAGACAAGGATATTGACTTCTTTAGTGGTACCGATAACAAGATTTTTAAGAAAAGCAAATACAAGTGAGACTTTTAATGAAAACAATGGTAAGATAATAAGGGAATATTAAAAAAAGTTTTTCTCAATTTTTGATGGGGTGAATGAATTGAAACGAATTGCAGTTTTAACAAGTGGTGGAGATGCACCAGGAATGAACGCTGCCATTAGAGCAGTTGTCAGAAAAGGGATTTATGATGGATTGGAAGTATACGGTATTAACTATGGTTATGCTGGTATGGTTGCTGGAGATATTCGCCAGTTAACAGTTGATGATGTTGGGGACACTATCAGCCGTGGTGGTACTGTTTTATATTCAGCACGTTATCCAGAGTTTGCTAATATCGAAGGACAACAAAAAGGTATTGAGCAACTTAAAAAATTTGGTATTGATGGCTTAATCGTTATCGGCGGAGATGGGTCTTACCGTGGTGGTGCTGCTTTAACTAAATTAGGTTTTCCAACTATTGGAATCCCAGGTACGATTGACAATGATATTGCTGGAACAGACTACACACTAGGATTTGATACTGCTATTAATACTGTTCTAGATTCTGTTGATAAAATCAGAGATACTGCAACAAGTCATGTTCGCACGTTTATTATTGAAGTAATGGGACGTAATGCAGGCGATATCGCTTTATGGACTGGTATCGGTAGTGGTGCAGAAAGTATCGTTATCCCTGAAGTCGAATTCAATATGGATGAAATTGTTAACGAAATCGAAGAAGGAAGACGTCGTGGTAAGAAACACACGATTATTCTTTTGGCTGAAGGCGTTATGAACGGGAATGCTTTTGCTGCTGAACTTGAAAAACATAAAAACTATCATACACGTGTAACTGTTTTAGGACACGTTCAAAGAGGGGGC
This genomic interval from Jeotgalibaca arthritidis contains the following:
- the pfkA gene encoding 6-phosphofructokinase, with the protein product MKRIAVLTSGGDAPGMNAAIRAVVRKGIYDGLEVYGINYGYAGMVAGDIRQLTVDDVGDTISRGGTVLYSARYPEFANIEGQQKGIEQLKKFGIDGLIVIGGDGSYRGGAALTKLGFPTIGIPGTIDNDIAGTDYTLGFDTAINTVLDSVDKIRDTATSHVRTFIIEVMGRNAGDIALWTGIGSGAESIVIPEVEFNMDEIVNEIEEGRRRGKKHTIILLAEGVMNGNAFAAELEKHKNYHTRVTVLGHVQRGGSPSARDRVLGSLFGYNAVQLLEEGKGGICVGIRGTEIVFNDIIETLETKRHVPYLSLYQINKEISF